In the Sus scrofa isolate TJ Tabasco breed Duroc chromosome 6, Sscrofa11.1, whole genome shotgun sequence genome, one interval contains:
- the RNF223 gene encoding RING finger protein 223 isoform X3, producing MSGPRVWHPVMPPSSRSSPTATVPRSPSSASSPRSPGTPGSEKVASPLECSICFSGYDNTFKTPKELSCTHVFCLECLARLAAAQPSGRPGGEAMPCPFCRQPTAVPAAGAPALRTSRQLQARMPAHLRREEPVWLEGTKLCCRPQPSAPGLAAPGFISVDVGLSKPSEPPVPIPTLGAARRSGRLARCWARCGDWRRVALITALLLVLFCVVLWPVQCALKTGSLRCLSRPPATTTAATTYSFGSLADN from the coding sequence ATGTCAGGCCCACGGGTGTGGCACCCGGTCATGCCGCCTTCCAGCAGGAgcagccccacagccacagtgccCAGGTCCCCCAGCTCAGCGAGCAGCCCCAGGTCCCCGGGCACCCCTGGCTCAGAGAAGGTGGCCTCCCCTCTGGAGTGCTCCATCTGCTTCTCGGGCTACGACAACACCTTCAAGACACCCAAGGAGCTCTCCTGTACTCACGTCTTCTGCCTGGAGTGCCTGGCACGACTGGCGGCTGCCCAGCCCTCAGGCCGGCCGGGTGGCGAGGCGATGCCCTGCCCTTTCTGCCGGCAGCCCACGGCTGTGCCTGCTGCTGGGGCCCCTGCTCTGCGCACCAGCCGCCAGCTGCAGGCCAGGATGCCGGCGCACCTGCGGCGGGAGGAGCCTGTGTGGCTGGAGGGCACCAAGCTATGCTGCCGCCCGCAGCCCTCTGCACCCGGCCTGGCAGCGCCTGGCTTCATCAGCGTAGATGTGGGCCTGAGCAAGCCCTCTGAGCCCCCTGTGCCTATACCTACCCTGGGCGCTGCCCGCCGCAGCGGCCGCCTGGCGCGCTGCTGGGCACGCTGCGGGGACTGGAGACGGGTGGCACTCATTACAGCCTTGCTGCTTGTGCTCTTCTGCGTGGTGCTGTGGCCCGTGCAGTGTGCTCTCAAGACGGGGAGCCTGCGCTGCCTGTCCCGGCCCCCTGCCACCACCACTGCTGCCACGACCTACTCATTTGGGTCCCTGGCTGACAACTAG
- the RNF223 gene encoding RING finger protein 223 isoform X2: MPEAPVTSHSVVTVRRHLSLRGMSLRSHCTSPPGRTKSGSAQNMSGPRVWHPVMPPSSRSSPTATVPRSPSSASSPRSPGTPGSEKVASPLECSICFSGYDNTFKTPKELSCTHVFCLECLARLAAAQPSGRPGGEAMPCPFCRQPTAVPAAGAPALRTSRQLQARMPAHLRREEPVWLEGTKLCCRPQPSAPGLAAPGFISVDVGLSKPSEPPVPIPTLGAARRSGRLARCWARCGDWRRVALITALLLVLFCVVLWPVQCALKTGSLRCLSRPPATTTAATTYSFGSLADN; encoded by the exons ATGCCAGAGGCCCCCGTGACATCACACAGTGTTGTCACCGTCAGGAGACACCTGAGCCTTCGTGGCATGTCACTGCGAAGTCATTGCACCAGCCCACCTGGACGGACCAAGTCAGGCTCAG CCCAGAACATGTCAGGCCCACGGGTGTGGCACCCGGTCATGCCGCCTTCCAGCAGGAgcagccccacagccacagtgccCAGGTCCCCCAGCTCAGCGAGCAGCCCCAGGTCCCCGGGCACCCCTGGCTCAGAGAAGGTGGCCTCCCCTCTGGAGTGCTCCATCTGCTTCTCGGGCTACGACAACACCTTCAAGACACCCAAGGAGCTCTCCTGTACTCACGTCTTCTGCCTGGAGTGCCTGGCACGACTGGCGGCTGCCCAGCCCTCAGGCCGGCCGGGTGGCGAGGCGATGCCCTGCCCTTTCTGCCGGCAGCCCACGGCTGTGCCTGCTGCTGGGGCCCCTGCTCTGCGCACCAGCCGCCAGCTGCAGGCCAGGATGCCGGCGCACCTGCGGCGGGAGGAGCCTGTGTGGCTGGAGGGCACCAAGCTATGCTGCCGCCCGCAGCCCTCTGCACCCGGCCTGGCAGCGCCTGGCTTCATCAGCGTAGATGTGGGCCTGAGCAAGCCCTCTGAGCCCCCTGTGCCTATACCTACCCTGGGCGCTGCCCGCCGCAGCGGCCGCCTGGCGCGCTGCTGGGCACGCTGCGGGGACTGGAGACGGGTGGCACTCATTACAGCCTTGCTGCTTGTGCTCTTCTGCGTGGTGCTGTGGCCCGTGCAGTGTGCTCTCAAGACGGGGAGCCTGCGCTGCCTGTCCCGGCCCCCTGCCACCACCACTGCTGCCACGACCTACTCATTTGGGTCCCTGGCTGACAACTAG